The segment ACCAATTTAAATTTCTTCTCTTCGCCTGTGATTGTATTACGAACGATCAGTTCTGTTCCTTCTTCAACAGGTTCAGCAGTTGGTCTTGCGGGAGGTCTTGCTCCACCTCTCTGAGCTTGTAACACAGTTAAACCTTTTGTTTTTGCTTCATTGGCTTTGTTCTTTAAACTGTCAGCAACCCTCATCAGCGAATCAGCCATTGAAACCATTTTATTGATTTGCGTAAGCGAGTCTGGTTTCGCTGCGGGCTTGGGTGGTTCAGGTAAAGCTTTATCCATATGATAAGCTACCCAGCCATTTCCTTTCTCAGGTGTTTTAAATGTTTTTACCCGGGCCACTTTCCAAACACTATCCTTTCCTAATTCAACAATTGCCAGACTATCTTTTGGCAGTTCATCAGGACGTTTCTTCTTAATTCTTGCATCACGGGTATCTTTGAATAAAGGGCGGATCTTGAAGATCACAAAACGACTATCAGTGGTAATAACAGAACTGTAACCACGGGCAACAGTCTTTTTATAATTACCATTGGTCGATTGAATGATCATATCACCATCACCTTCCTGTGGATTCACCATATACACGACCCATTTACCATCATCACTTATCTGGGCGCCTTGTACACTTTGCCACCGATCGTACACCGAATGATCGAGGGGCTTTTTGGATTGAGCAATGCTTAACAGCGGAACTGAAAGCAGAAGACAAAAAACGAAATTTCTCATGTGCAGTAGTTTTTTAAAAGTTCATCAAGTTAAATTAAACAATTATGCCGTAACCTTGTTTTACACCAACGGAATATAACACTTATGAACAGATACATTTTAAGCTTACTCCTTATCACGCTCTCCGCCTGTCCTGTTTTTGCGCAGAACAAAGGCATTATCGCCGGCACAGTAATCGACAAATCAACACAGCTTCCGCTTGATGCCGTTTCAGTAAAAGTTGAAAACACGGAATGGGGTTCGGTTACCGATTCATTGGGACGATTCCGTATCAGCAATATCGACCCTAAATCATACAATATTGTTTTCACAAAAGTTGGTTACAAGGCGTACACGATTTATAATATCGTTCTCACCTCCGGCAACGAAACCAGTGTTACGGTTGAACTGGAAGAAGAAATAAAATCTATTGGCGAAATAACGGTAACGGGGAAACGTACAGCCAAAGTGGCCACACTTGAAACACCGCTGAGTGTGCAACGATTAACTACTGAAGAGATCAAAGCAAACCCGGGCGGTAATTTCGATATCAGTCGTGTGATCAATACACTGCCCGGTGTTGGTGGAACGGCCGGAAGTGTGGGTGGCTTTCGCAATGACATTATTATTCGTGGTGGAGGGCCGGGTGAAAATGTGTTTTATTTAGATGGAATAGAAATACCTGTGATCAATCACTTTGCAACACAAGGTGCAGGCGGCGGACCAACAGGTATTCTGAATGTGAGTTTTATTGAAGATGTAAAACTCAGTTCTTCAGCGTTTGATGCCCGTTATGATAACGCACTCAGCAGTGTATTTGAATTCAAACAAAAAAGAGGAAATAGTAATCGTGTACAAGGGAATGTTCGCTTAAGTGCAACAGAACTCGCTGCAACATTAGAAGGGCCGCTCAGCAACAATAAGAAAACAACTTTTTTAGCCAGTGCACGCAGAAGTTATCTCCAGTTCTTATTCCAGGCACTGGATCTTCCTATCCGTCCAAACTATTGGGATTTTCAATACAAAGCCACACATCAGTTTGATAAGAAAACAACATTAACCGTTTTGGGCGTTGGTGCCATTGACGAATTCAGTTTTGCAGCACCATCAGAGGCTACACCAGAGAAATTATACATACTCAACAGTAACCCGAATATTAATCAATGGAATTATACAGTAGGTGCTGCGTTAAAGCGGAATATTAAAAACGGTTTTTGGAATCTTGCGATCAGTCGTAATGCATTCAACAATAACATTACCCGTTTTGAGGATAACCTCAACCCCACTCCTGCCAGGCAATCGTTAGATGTTACATCAAATGAAACAGAAAATAAACTACGTTTTGATGTAAACCAAACCTTGAATGGATGGAAGCTGAGTTATGGCGCTGTTTTACAAAACCCGCAATTCAGTAATGAAGGTTTTGCACGTATCCGTGCAGAAGTAAGAGATACATTAGGTAATCTTGTTCAACCTGAAGTGAAAGCCAATTTCAACACTTCAAAAAGTTTTGTAAAACTGGGTGGATTTGTACAGGCAGGCAAACGTTTCTTTGATGATCGTTTGGGTGTAAACGTTGGTGTTCGTGTTGATGGAAATACATTTACTGACGAAGGAATAAATCTGTTTCAAACATTTAGCCCACGTGTAGGATTAAGTTACGTGTTAAGCGATCAATGGACGGTGAATGCAAGTATAGGCCGTTATTACCGTTTGGCTCCTTATACTATTCTTGGTTTTCAGAATAATAACGGCAACTATGTAAACCGGGATGCAAAGTATCTGCGCAGCGATCATTATGTTGTGGGGTTTGAATACTTACCAAAGAATACGACACGCTTTACCATTGAAGGTTTCTACAAACAATATGGCAATATGCCGGTGAGTGTGCGTGATGGAATTAACCTTGCAAACAAGGGTGGCGATTTTAATATTTTAGGTAATGAAGATATTGTGAGCACAGGAAAAGGACGAACCTATGGTGTTGAGTTTTTTGCACAACAGAAATTAACGAAGCGATTTTATGGAGTATTCAGTTACACCTTATTCATCAGTCAATTTAGTGGTGTTGATGGAAAATATGTTGCAAGTGCATGGGATAACCGTCACCTGCTGAGTGTAACATGGGGTTATAAATTTCCACGTAACTGGGAACTTGGTTTAAAATTCCGTTACCAGGGCGGGGCTCCGTTTACTCCGTTTGATGAAACAGCAAGCCGACAAAACTATCTCAGCACAGGAGAAGGTATTTTGGATTATGCAAGGTTGAATCAAAATCGTTTAACCGCATTCAATTCAAGTGATGTGCGGATTGACAAGAAGTGGAATTTTAAACGATTAACATTGGATGTATTTCTGGATGTGAGTAACTGGTATGTAGCAAAGAGTCCGGCATTTCCGCAATACACATTTCAACGTACACCCAACAACAGCGGCTTTGCAACAACAAACGGAAAACCAATTGCATTTGATGGAAGTAATGCAATACCTGTTATACTGCAAAACAATGATCCGAGTGTAACACCAACGATTGGATTTATTATTGAGTTCTAATCTTAAATACAAAGTACGAGGTACGAAAGTAATTCAGTAAAGATTCAACTGAAGCACGCCAATTGTACCTCGTACTTCTTACTTCGTAGTTTTCTTCGCTTGCCATACCCGCACAGTTTGTATCACCACACTTGCTACGATCAACAGGATTCCCCAATAGAATCCTTTGCCTAAGTCTTTGTTTTCATTGTACAATAAAAAAGCAAGCAGAATGCCATACACAGGTTCAAGATTGTAAGTAAGATTAGCAGTAAACGGTGAAATCTTTTTCAATGCATTCACTGATAATTGAAAAGCAAGTACTGTACAGAACAATGCAAGCATCAACAACCAAAACCAATCGTTTAATGTTGGGATATATTTTGTAGCCGGAGAAAATTGTAAATAGAGCGGCAGCAATAAACTTAACATCAACCATCCCCCACCCAATTCATACAAGGTTAAGTTAGCAGCAGGTATATGTTGAATTAACCGCTTATTAAAAATGGGAAACAAAGCAGATAAAAATGCAGCGGCAACACCCAGCAGAATACCTGTTTTGTAATGCACATCAAAATGAAAGATGAGATAAATGCCGAGCAATACCAATAAACCCAATAATACTTCTACCAAATCCAATCTTCGTTGATGTAAAAGCGGTTCGAGGAACGCAGTGAAGGAACCTGTAGCAGCAAAGCACACCAAAGCGATCGATACGTTGGCATACTTTATACTTCCGTAAAAGAATACCCAATGCAAAGCAATGAGTGCTCCAATACCAATACATTGCAGTAAGTACTTCCGTTCAATACGGATCGATTGTTTGCGGATGAAGAAAATAAGTAGCAGCAATAATGATGAAAGCAACATCCTGTACCACACCAGCCAGCCTTCGTTCAACTCGATCAAACGGCCAAGCACACCTGTAAATCCTGCTAAGAAAACAGCAGCATGCAGTTGTAAAAAAGCTTTGGTAGTTGGATGCATTAATTAGAGAGATCAATGATTGCTTTGTGCAACCACATCATCAGATGAATATTTTGAGAGGGCCTCGCCTGTTTTCTTGATCTTTTGATGATAATCTTTGAATAGGCTTTGCCAACGCAGTTTCAATACACCAAGAATACCTTCCTTCACAATGCCTTTGTTCATCTTACTTGCACCAAGTTTACGATCAACAAAGGTGATCGGCACTTCTTTGATCTTGAACTTCAGTTTCCAGGTGGCAAACTTCATTTCGATCTGGAACGCATATCCAACAAAATGGATCTTATCAAGATTCAACGCTTCCAGTAATTCTTTTCTGTAACAAACAAAACCGGCAGTTGGGTCCATTACCGGCATCCATGTGATGAGTCGTGTATATAACGATGCGCCTTTTGAAAGTAAGATGCGTCTTTGCGGCCAGTTGGCAACAGCGCCGCCCTTTACATAACGGCTGCCAATGGCAAGATCAGCACCACCTGTTTTGCAGGCATCAACCAAACGTGAAAGATCAGCAGGATTATGACTGAAGTCGGCATCCATTTCGCAAATGAACTGATAGCCTTTTTCAATAGCCCATTTAAAGCCGTGAATATAAGCGGTACCCAATCCCAGTTTGCCTTTACGCTCTTCAATAAATAACTGATTGGGAAAAGAAGGCTGTAATTGCTTTACAATTTGCGCAGTACCATCAGGAGACCCGTCGTCGATCACCAACACATGAAAACCTTCATGTAACGTAAAAACGGCACGGATAATATTTTCGATATTTTCCTTTTCGTTGTATGTGGGTATGATGACGAGCTGTTCCAATCTGAATGTTTGCGTTGCAATTTAGTTGATTTCAAAAACCTTCAACAAAACTTCTTCCTGTAAAGAAACGTTTAGTTCTTCTTTAACAGGGTTCGGTTTAATATCTCCGTGAGCTTTTGTTTGGTATGCAGAGGAAAATCTCCTTTCATCATCCAATCATAATACTGAGGTTCCTGCTTTAATACCAATGTTACAGGCTTGCCTTTATGCTTACCGAAATTAAAAACCTCTACACCATTCTCCATTACAAACCTACGGGCAAAATCAACGATCTGATCTTCGCCTGTAAACTTTACAATGGCATCAACACTTGCACCCATTTGAGGATAACGTTTCACCTGTGCTTCTAACACTTCCCATGTTGCCAATGCATCTACTTCTGCACTGTGGGCACCGTCCAATACTTTATCGCAATAAAACTTATATGCTGCACTGAGTGTACGCTGTTCCATCATATGAAACACCCGTTGCACATCAAGCAAAGAGCGATCATTCAATTCAATATCCAACCCTGCACGCAGAAATTCTTCAACCAGCAACGGTATATCAAAACGGTTGGAATTATAACCTGCCAGATCGCAATTAGCCATGAACATTTTTATTTCATTAGCAGCCTGCTTAAAGGTTGGCGCATCTTTCACCATTTCATTGCTGATGCCATGTACTTCTGTTGAACCGGGAGGAATGGGCATTTCCGGGTTAATGAGCTTCCGCTTAACCTGGCGGCTGCCATCGGGCATAATTTTCACGATGGCAATTTCAACGATCCTGTCGCTGCTGATATTTATACCGGTAGTTTCAAGATCGATAACGGCTAGCGGACGGTTCAGTTGTAAACTCATATTATTATTACCGGGTTGGTTAGTGGCGTCGAAACCCATCGAAATCTGTTGGCTCATGAGCAAAAATAACTAAAACAAAGGCACCATCAGATACTGAAATACACTTACTGAGCGTTTAAATCATGTAATTTCGATGAATTTCTCAAAAACATGGTTATTTTTGCGGAACCAAAATCCGTTTAATTATGAAAAAAGTAATGATCTCTCTTCTCGTAGTTGCAATTGCAGCATTCGTATTCACTTCTTGCGCCAGCAGTAAGCGTGGCATAGGTTGTCCTACAAGCTCCAGTAACAAACCTTTTAGAGCTTAAGCTGTTATTACAGGAAACTAGTTTACATGAATTGGATCCCTTTACGTTCCATAGAAGACCTGGAACATGTCATTTATTTGTCGAAAGAAAAGCCACAGGTTATTTTCAAACACAGCACCCGTTGTAATATCAGTTCGGTTGCCAAGAATCGTTTGGAAAGAGCCGGGGCAGGTGAACTTCAGTTTCATTATCTCGATCTGATCTCCTATCGTCCTTTATCAAATTCTGTTGCTGAGCGTTTTGCTGTTGAACATGAATCACCACAAATACTGGTGATAAAGGATGGTAAATGCATATATAATGAAAGCCACATGGGTATTGATATGGACGAAATAAAAGATCAGCTTCAACTCAACTAATAAAGAAGGCCACCAATTCGGTGGCCTTTTACTTTAGGGTCATAATCAAACAAATGGTTCTACATAGCTATTATTTTCGAGGGAACTCCAATGCAGCATGTGCGGCTGCCAAACGGGCAATGGGCACACGGAACGGAGAACAACTCACATAGTTCATTCCAATTTTATGGCAGAAGATCACGCTTTCCGGATCGCCGCCATGCTCACCACAAATCCCAATTTTCAGATTTGGTTTGGTGATGCGTCCTCTTTCAACACCTATTTTAATTAACTCACCCACGCCACTCTGATCAATTGTCTGGAATGGATCGGATGGCAGTAATTTCAGATCAAGATATTTCGGCAAGAATCCGCCAATATCATCACGACTGAAACCAAAGCTCATCTGTGTAAGATCGTTTGTACCAAAGCTGAAGAAATCGGCTTCTTCTGCAAGACTGTTTGCTTTTAAAGCAGCACGTGGTATTTCAATCATCGAGCCATATAAATAAGGAATCTTCTTCACGTTCATTTTTTCACAGGTCTGTTTGTAAACCTCGTTCACAATTTCACGTTGGTGACGCAACTCATGCTTACCACACACCACAGGAATCATAATTTCAGGCATTGCTTTTTTGCCTTTGCGGATGAGTTCTACGGTTGCTTCAAATATGGCACGTATCTGCATCTCTGTAATTTCAGGATAGCTGATGCCTAAACGTACACCACGGTGACCAAGCATCGGGTTGTTTTCATGCAATGCCAACACTCTGCGTTTTAATACACTCATCCGAATACCCAACTCCCTACTCAACTCCTGGAGTTTTTCGGCATCATGCGGAACAAATTCATGTAATGGCGGATCAAGTAGACGGATCGTTACAGGATGTCCGTTCATTACTGCCAACGTATCCTTAATATCTTTTTTCACAAATACAAACAATGCATTCAATGCTTCACGGCGTTCCTTCTCTGTTTTGCTCACGATCATTTTTCGTAACAGGAATAACGGTTCTTCACTTCCTTCACCATAAAACATATGTTCGGTGCGGAACAAACCAATACCTTCTGCGCCAAACTTGAATGCTGTTGATGCATCTTCAGGTGTTTCAGCATTTGCACGTACACCTATCTGTTTGGTTTTATCAACCAGCTTCATCAAATCTTTGTAAGATTGATTTTTTTCGATATCAATATCAACCAATGCCATGCTGCCTTCATACACCAAACCTTTGGTACCATTCAAACTGATCCAATCGCCCTCTTTAATGATCACATCATTTTTTGCATGAAAGACTTTTGTGTTGCTGTGAATTTCAATATCGCCACAACCAACAATACAGCATTTACCCCAGCCACGTGCCACGAGTGCAGCGTGTGATGTCATACCACCTTTTGTTGTAAGGATCGCTTGTGCTTTATGCATACCATCCACATCTTCGGGTGAAGTTTCTTCACGCACTAAAATCACTTTTTCACCACGTGAAGCCCACTCAACCGCATCTTCTGATGTAAACACAACACGACCTTTTGCTCCACCCGGACCAGCCGGTAAACCTTTTGCAATAACCGGTTGAATCAATTCCACTTTTGGATCGAGCATAGGCAACAACAATTCAACCAATTGATTCGGACTTACACGAAGTATAGCTGTTCTCGCATCAATCAATTTTGATTTATACATATCCATTGCCATGCGCACAGCTGCAATACCATTTCGCTTTCCAACACGGCATTGCAACATATAGAGCGTTCCGTTTTCAATCGTAAATTCAATATCCTGCATGTCTTTGTAATGTTTCTCCAAACGTTGTTGATAACCATCCAATTCTTTGTATAGAGACGGCATCAGTTTTTCAAGCGTAGTAAACTGTTCGCTCTGTGCATTCTTTGAATATTCATTTACAGGTGCAGGAGTTCTTATACCTGCTACCACATCTTCACCTTGTGCATTCACTAAGTATTCACCATAGAAATAATTTTCGCCATTACCAGGGTTGCGTGTAAAGGCAACACCCGTTGCACTTTTATCGCCCATGTTACCAAACACCATGGCTTGCACATTTACTGCAGTTCCCCATTCGTCAGGAATTTTTTCAATACGGCGATATTCAATGGCACGTTTGCCCATCCAGCTGCTGAACACAGCACCAACACTACCCCATAATTGTTCGTATGGATCTTCAGGAAATGGTTTGCCCAATACTTTTATAACGGTTGCTTTAAAATCCTTCACCAGTTTTTTTAATTCATCCACTGTAAGATCAGTATCGAACTTGTATCCTTTTGTATGTTTTACTTTCTCCAGTTTTTCATCTAATACTTTTCGGATGCCTTTACCACCCTTTGGTTCTGCGCCTCCTGCTTTTTCCATCACCACATCAGCATACATCATAATTAAACGGCGGTATGCATCATAAGCAAAACGTGCATCGCCACTCTGTTCAATAATTCCTTTGATCGTATTTTCATTCAAACCAACATTCAATACTGTTTCCATCATACCGGGCATACTGCGTCTTGCACCTGAACGTACAGAAACAAGCAGAGGATTTTTTAAGTCACCGAATTTCTTGCCGGTGAGTTTTTCCATTTTGGCCAATGCTTCCTGCACCTGTTGATTCAATACTTTCGGATACGTTTTTTTATTGCCATAATAGTAAGTACACACTTCTGTCGTTACCGTAAAACCCGGGGGAACGGGCAAACGAAGATTGGGGTGCCCGGCCATTTCAGCCAGGTTTGCTCCTTTTCCACCTAACAGGTTTTTCATTGATTCATTACCATCGGCCTTGCCGCCGCCGAAGGAATAAACATACTTGATTGGTTTTTTAACT is part of the Lacibacter sediminis genome and harbors:
- a CDS encoding TonB-dependent receptor; translation: MNRYILSLLLITLSACPVFAQNKGIIAGTVIDKSTQLPLDAVSVKVENTEWGSVTDSLGRFRISNIDPKSYNIVFTKVGYKAYTIYNIVLTSGNETSVTVELEEEIKSIGEITVTGKRTAKVATLETPLSVQRLTTEEIKANPGGNFDISRVINTLPGVGGTAGSVGGFRNDIIIRGGGPGENVFYLDGIEIPVINHFATQGAGGGPTGILNVSFIEDVKLSSSAFDARYDNALSSVFEFKQKRGNSNRVQGNVRLSATELAATLEGPLSNNKKTTFLASARRSYLQFLFQALDLPIRPNYWDFQYKATHQFDKKTTLTVLGVGAIDEFSFAAPSEATPEKLYILNSNPNINQWNYTVGAALKRNIKNGFWNLAISRNAFNNNITRFEDNLNPTPARQSLDVTSNETENKLRFDVNQTLNGWKLSYGAVLQNPQFSNEGFARIRAEVRDTLGNLVQPEVKANFNTSKSFVKLGGFVQAGKRFFDDRLGVNVGVRVDGNTFTDEGINLFQTFSPRVGLSYVLSDQWTVNASIGRYYRLAPYTILGFQNNNGNYVNRDAKYLRSDHYVVGFEYLPKNTTRFTIEGFYKQYGNMPVSVRDGINLANKGGDFNILGNEDIVSTGKGRTYGVEFFAQQKLTKRFYGVFSYTLFISQFSGVDGKYVASAWDNRHLLSVTWGYKFPRNWELGLKFRYQGGAPFTPFDETASRQNYLSTGEGILDYARLNQNRLTAFNSSDVRIDKKWNFKRLTLDVFLDVSNWYVAKSPAFPQYTFQRTPNNSGFATTNGKPIAFDGSNAIPVILQNNDPSVTPTIGFIIEF
- a CDS encoding DMT family transporter, with protein sequence MHPTTKAFLQLHAAVFLAGFTGVLGRLIELNEGWLVWYRMLLSSLLLLLIFFIRKQSIRIERKYLLQCIGIGALIALHWVFFYGSIKYANVSIALVCFAATGSFTAFLEPLLHQRRLDLVEVLLGLLVLLGIYLIFHFDVHYKTGILLGVAAAFLSALFPIFNKRLIQHIPAANLTLYELGGGWLMLSLLLPLYLQFSPATKYIPTLNDWFWLLMLALFCTVLAFQLSVNALKKISPFTANLTYNLEPVYGILLAFLLYNENKDLGKGFYWGILLIVASVVIQTVRVWQAKKTTK
- a CDS encoding polyprenol monophosphomannose synthase, which codes for MEQLVIIPTYNEKENIENIIRAVFTLHEGFHVLVIDDGSPDGTAQIVKQLQPSFPNQLFIEERKGKLGLGTAYIHGFKWAIEKGYQFICEMDADFSHNPADLSRLVDACKTGGADLAIGSRYVKGGAVANWPQRRILLSKGASLYTRLITWMPVMDPTAGFVCYRKELLEALNLDKIHFVGYAFQIEMKFATWKLKFKIKEVPITFVDRKLGASKMNKGIVKEGILGVLKLRWQSLFKDYHQKIKKTGEALSKYSSDDVVAQSNH
- a CDS encoding 3'-5' exonuclease, whose product is MSQQISMGFDATNQPGNNNMSLQLNRPLAVIDLETTGINISSDRIVEIAIVKIMPDGSRQVKRKLINPEMPIPPGSTEVHGISNEMVKDAPTFKQAANEIKMFMANCDLAGYNSNRFDIPLLVEEFLRAGLDIELNDRSLLDVQRVFHMMEQRTLSAAYKFYCDKVLDGAHSAEVDALATWEVLEAQVKRYPQMGASVDAIVKFTGEDQIVDFARRFVMENGVEVFNFGKHKGKPVTLVLKQEPQYYDWMMKGDFPLHTKQKLTEILNRTLLKKN
- the ytxJ gene encoding bacillithiol system redox-active protein YtxJ, with the protein product MNWIPLRSIEDLEHVIYLSKEKPQVIFKHSTRCNISSVAKNRLERAGAGELQFHYLDLISYRPLSNSVAERFAVEHESPQILVIKDGKCIYNESHMGIDMDEIKDQLQLN
- the ppdK gene encoding pyruvate, phosphate dikinase; this translates as MATVKKPIKYVYSFGGGKADGNESMKNLLGGKGANLAEMAGHPNLRLPVPPGFTVTTEVCTYYYGNKKTYPKVLNQQVQEALAKMEKLTGKKFGDLKNPLLVSVRSGARRSMPGMMETVLNVGLNENTIKGIIEQSGDARFAYDAYRRLIMMYADVVMEKAGGAEPKGGKGIRKVLDEKLEKVKHTKGYKFDTDLTVDELKKLVKDFKATVIKVLGKPFPEDPYEQLWGSVGAVFSSWMGKRAIEYRRIEKIPDEWGTAVNVQAMVFGNMGDKSATGVAFTRNPGNGENYFYGEYLVNAQGEDVVAGIRTPAPVNEYSKNAQSEQFTTLEKLMPSLYKELDGYQQRLEKHYKDMQDIEFTIENGTLYMLQCRVGKRNGIAAVRMAMDMYKSKLIDARTAILRVSPNQLVELLLPMLDPKVELIQPVIAKGLPAGPGGAKGRVVFTSEDAVEWASRGEKVILVREETSPEDVDGMHKAQAILTTKGGMTSHAALVARGWGKCCIVGCGDIEIHSNTKVFHAKNDVIIKEGDWISLNGTKGLVYEGSMALVDIDIEKNQSYKDLMKLVDKTKQIGVRANAETPEDASTAFKFGAEGIGLFRTEHMFYGEGSEEPLFLLRKMIVSKTEKERREALNALFVFVKKDIKDTLAVMNGHPVTIRLLDPPLHEFVPHDAEKLQELSRELGIRMSVLKRRVLALHENNPMLGHRGVRLGISYPEITEMQIRAIFEATVELIRKGKKAMPEIMIPVVCGKHELRHQREIVNEVYKQTCEKMNVKKIPYLYGSMIEIPRAALKANSLAEEADFFSFGTNDLTQMSFGFSRDDIGGFLPKYLDLKLLPSDPFQTIDQSGVGELIKIGVERGRITKPNLKIGICGEHGGDPESVIFCHKIGMNYVSCSPFRVPIARLAAAHAALEFPRK